A single genomic interval of Astyanax mexicanus isolate ESR-SI-001 chromosome 4, AstMex3_surface, whole genome shotgun sequence harbors:
- the LOC125801323 gene encoding zinc finger protein ZFP2-like, whose translation MEPSPNMEEHQHSVKSFTKQSDLKKHQRIHTGEKPYHCSDCGKSFNQQRHLKKHQRIHTGEKPYHCSDCGKSFTEQSNLKNHQRIHTGEKPYYCFDCGKSFNQQSNLKLHQRIHTGEKPYYCFDCGKSFTQQSNLKKHQRIHTGEKPYHCSDCGKSFTEQSKLKNHQRIHTGEKPYHCSDCGKSFTKQSDLKNHQRIHTGVKPYYCFDCGKSFTTQSSLKNHQRIHTGEKPYHCSDCGKSFNRQSHLKIHQRIHTGEKPYHCSDCGKSFTEQSSLKIHQSIHTGEKPYYCSDCGKSFTRQSSLKKHQRIHTGEKPYHCSDCGKSFTKQSNLKIHQRIHTGEKPY comes from the coding sequence atggagccaagtcccaacatggaggaacatcagcactctgtcaagagttttactaaacagagtgatctcaaaaaacaccagcgcattcacacaggagagaaaccgtatcactgctcagactgtgggaagagttttaatcaacagagacatctcaaaaaacaccagcgcattcacacaggagagaaaccgtatcactgctcagactgtgggaagagttttactgaacagagtaatctcaaaaatcaccagcgcattcacacaggagagaaaccgtattactgtttcgactgtgggaagagttttaatcaacagagtaatctcaaactgcatcagcgcattcacacaggagagaaaccgtattactgtttcgactgtgggaagagttttactcaacagagtaatctcaaaaaacaccagcgcattcacacaggagagaaaccgtatcactgttcagactgtgggaaaagttttactgaacagagtaaactcaaaaatcaccagcgcattcacacaggagagaaaccgtatcactgctcagactgtgggaagagttttactaaacagagtgatctcaaaaatcaccagcgcattcacacaggagtgaaaccgtattactgtttcgactgtgggaagagttttactacacagagtagtctcaaaaatcaccagcgcattcacacaggagagaaaccgtatcactgttcagactgtgggaagagttttaatcgacagagtcatctcaaaatacaccaacgcattcacacaggagaaaaaccgtatcactgctccgattgtgggaagagttttactgaacagagtagtctcaaaatacaccaaagcattcacacaggagagaaaccgtattattgctccgattgtgggaagagttttactagacagagtagtctcaaaaaacaccagcgcattcacacaggagagaaaccgtatcactgctcagactgtgggaagagttttactaaacagagtaatctcaaaatacaccaacgcattcacacaggagagaaaccgtattaa